In Phaeobacter porticola, one DNA window encodes the following:
- the pgi gene encoding glucose-6-phosphate isomerase, with protein MTQTQTQTWQLLAQHRAQTADVSLLSRFDAPDRFQAFSAETDGLLLDYSKTALDTTALSLLERITAEAGLADRISQMFRGDKINTTEDRAVLHTALRAQTDEPIKVDGDDVLPAIRQTLQQMESFAEALRDGSIRSGTGAKFTDVINIGIGGSDLGPAMATLALAPYHDGPRCHFVSNLDGAHIADTLKGLDPQTTLVIIASKTFTTIETMTNARTALGWLRATLGDGASAHLAAVSTARDKTSAFGIAPERVFGFADWVGGRYSLWGPVGLPIMIAIGAENFRQFLSGAAAMDRHFRTAPFRENLPVMLAMTGVWHHNICGYDSRAILPYDQRLARFPAYLQQLDMESNGKSVALDGSPLPHDSGPIVWGEPGTNGQHAFYQLLHQGTRVVPAEFLIAAEAHEGDLTDHHQLLVSNCLAQSEALMLGRARKEARAIAAKRGFTGDALEQMAGHLSFTGNRPSVTLAYPKLTPFVLGQLIALYEHRVFVEGVVWGLNSFDQWGVELGKELAVSLLPLVDGSAQAEAYEAKDGSTRGLLSKLTHPHP; from the coding sequence ATGACGCAGACCCAGACGCAAACCTGGCAACTTCTGGCACAGCATCGCGCGCAGACTGCCGATGTGTCCCTTCTGTCCCGCTTTGACGCACCGGATCGCTTTCAGGCCTTCTCGGCAGAAACCGACGGTCTGCTGTTGGACTATTCCAAAACCGCGCTCGACACCACCGCGCTCTCGCTTCTGGAGCGGATCACGGCCGAGGCCGGTCTTGCCGATCGCATCAGCCAGATGTTCCGTGGCGACAAGATCAACACGACCGAAGACCGCGCCGTGCTGCACACTGCCCTACGGGCACAGACCGATGAACCGATCAAAGTCGATGGTGACGATGTCTTGCCCGCCATCCGCCAGACCCTGCAACAGATGGAGAGCTTTGCCGAGGCGCTGCGCGATGGCAGCATCCGTTCCGGGACAGGCGCAAAATTCACCGATGTGATCAATATCGGCATTGGCGGCTCCGACCTTGGCCCCGCCATGGCAACGCTGGCGCTGGCGCCCTACCATGACGGTCCCCGCTGCCATTTTGTGTCCAACTTGGATGGCGCCCATATTGCCGACACGCTGAAGGGGCTGGATCCGCAGACCACATTGGTGATCATCGCCTCCAAGACCTTCACCACCATCGAGACCATGACCAATGCCCGCACCGCATTGGGCTGGCTGCGTGCCACACTGGGGGATGGCGCCTCTGCGCATCTGGCCGCCGTTTCGACCGCGCGAGACAAAACCTCAGCCTTTGGCATTGCCCCCGAACGGGTCTTTGGCTTTGCCGATTGGGTTGGCGGGCGCTATTCGCTCTGGGGGCCGGTGGGTCTGCCGATCATGATCGCCATCGGGGCCGAGAATTTCCGCCAGTTCCTGTCCGGCGCCGCTGCGATGGACCGCCATTTCCGCACCGCGCCGTTTCGCGAAAACCTGCCAGTGATGCTCGCCATGACCGGCGTCTGGCACCACAATATCTGTGGCTACGACAGCCGCGCTATTCTGCCCTATGACCAGCGTCTGGCCCGCTTCCCAGCCTATCTCCAGCAGCTGGATATGGAAAGCAACGGCAAGAGCGTCGCACTGGATGGCAGCCCCCTGCCGCACGACTCTGGCCCTATCGTCTGGGGCGAGCCCGGCACCAACGGCCAGCACGCCTTCTACCAGTTGCTGCATCAGGGCACCCGCGTGGTGCCTGCCGAATTCCTGATCGCCGCTGAGGCACATGAGGGGGATCTGACCGATCACCACCAGCTGCTGGTCTCCAACTGCCTCGCCCAATCCGAAGCCCTGATGCTGGGCCGTGCTCGCAAGGAGGCCCGCGCCATCGCCGCCAAACGTGGCTTTACCGGCGATGCGCTGGAACAGATGGCAGGCCACCTGTCCTTCACTGGCAATCGCCCCTCCGTCACCCTCGCCTACCCGAAACTCACCCCCTTTGTGCTGGGTCAGCTCATCGCGCTCTATGAACACCGTGTGTTCGTCGAAGGGGTGGTCTGGGGACTGAACTCCTTTGACCAATGGGGGGTTGAACTCGGCAAGGAACTGGCCGTCAGCCTGCTGCCGCTGGTCGACGGCTCCGCCCAGGCTGAGGCATATGAGGCCAAAGACGGCTCCACCCGGGGCCTTTTGTCGAAACTCACCCATCCGCACCCCTAG
- a CDS encoding N-acetylmuramic acid 6-phosphate etherase → MGSRSDQPPKAGTSAQTEAQSTAQTETLHPDAQGLDLRADAEILDTLLDGQLRALEAVASARTAISAGADLLTNSLHNGGHLYYAAAGSSALMALADGAELPGTFGINADQISIHMAGGIPANGRMPGHTEDDDAAGAKAAATVAANDVVIALSASGSTPFPMGFARTAQAAGAKVIAIANNAKTPLLNLADVAICLPTPPEVIAGSTRMGAGTAQKAALNMMSTLAGIRMGHVMDGMMVNLIADNAKLRQRAIRIVSTLTQQDAEAAARALDQTGGAVKPAILLLQGAASPTAAETLLRHNKNNLRAALAQV, encoded by the coding sequence ATGGGATCGAGGAGCGATCAGCCACCCAAGGCCGGCACGTCTGCGCAGACAGAGGCACAATCTACGGCGCAGACAGAGACGCTGCACCCTGATGCTCAGGGGCTGGATCTGCGCGCCGATGCGGAGATTCTCGACACCCTGTTGGACGGTCAACTGCGTGCATTAGAAGCCGTTGCCAGCGCCCGCACAGCCATCTCGGCCGGTGCGGACCTGCTCACCAACAGCCTGCACAATGGCGGCCATCTGTATTACGCGGCCGCAGGATCTTCTGCCCTGATGGCACTGGCTGATGGCGCAGAGCTGCCCGGCACCTTCGGCATCAACGCCGACCAGATTTCCATTCATATGGCTGGCGGCATCCCTGCCAACGGGCGTATGCCCGGCCATACCGAAGATGACGACGCGGCAGGTGCCAAAGCCGCTGCGACTGTTGCCGCAAATGATGTGGTCATCGCCCTTTCTGCCAGCGGCAGCACCCCCTTTCCGATGGGCTTTGCCCGGACGGCGCAGGCCGCCGGAGCCAAGGTCATCGCCATTGCCAACAATGCCAAGACACCGCTTCTGAACCTGGCGGATGTAGCGATCTGCCTGCCCACCCCACCAGAGGTTATCGCAGGATCGACCCGCATGGGGGCCGGCACTGCGCAAAAGGCCGCTCTGAATATGATGTCGACCCTGGCCGGTATCCGGATGGGGCATGTGATGGACGGTATGATGGTCAACCTCATCGCCGACAATGCCAAGCTGCGCCAGCGCGCGATCCGCATTGTCAGCACCCTTACCCAGCAGGACGCAGAGGCCGCGGCCCGCGCGCTGGATCAAACCGGCGGTGCGGTGAAACCCGCTATTCTGCTGCTGCAGGGGGCCGCCTCACCCACCGCGGCAGAAACACTGCTGCGCCACAACAAGAACAACCTGCGAGCCGCGCTCGCACAGGTGTAA
- a CDS encoding GntR family transcriptional regulator translates to MTVEDFLKPAAWLEDAAGPRYVRLRQRIEDGVESGLLPKSAPLPAEREIATLTGLSRVTVRRAMQDLVDRGIVVQRQGSGSFVSDGTPKVEQSLSKLTSFTEDMERRGYDTSVEWLERGIHTPSPEEVMALALTSGEAVARIARLRSANGRPMAIERASLPVDILPNPQAVQGSLYEVLEQSGNRPVRALQRISAINLPEREAQMLGVEPGMAGLSIARTSYLRNRRVVEFTRSIYRGDAYDFVAELRLGTT, encoded by the coding sequence ATGACGGTCGAGGATTTCCTGAAACCTGCGGCTTGGTTGGAGGACGCCGCAGGGCCACGCTATGTGCGGCTGCGCCAACGGATTGAGGACGGGGTTGAGAGCGGGCTGCTGCCAAAAAGTGCGCCGCTGCCCGCCGAGCGGGAGATTGCCACACTCACCGGGCTGTCGCGGGTCACCGTACGCCGCGCCATGCAGGATCTGGTGGATCGCGGCATTGTGGTCCAGCGGCAGGGGTCTGGCAGTTTTGTGTCCGATGGCACGCCAAAGGTCGAGCAATCGCTGTCAAAACTGACGTCTTTTACCGAAGATATGGAGCGGCGCGGCTATGACACCAGCGTTGAGTGGCTGGAGCGCGGTATCCACACTCCGTCGCCGGAGGAGGTGATGGCGCTGGCGCTTACGTCTGGCGAAGCTGTGGCGCGCATCGCCCGCCTGCGCAGCGCTAACGGGCGACCCATGGCTATTGAGCGGGCCTCGCTGCCAGTTGATATCCTGCCTAACCCGCAAGCCGTCCAGGGGTCGCTCTACGAGGTGCTGGAACAGTCCGGCAATCGTCCTGTACGGGCCTTGCAGCGTATTTCAGCCATCAACCTGCCCGAGCGGGAGGCCCAGATGCTGGGGGTTGAGCCTGGTATGGCGGGGCTGAGCATCGCGCGCACATCTTATTTGCGAAACCGCCGTGTGGTGGAGTTCACCCGCTCCATCTATCGCGGCGATGCCTATGATTTCGTCGCCGAGCTGAGGCTTGGAACGACCTAA
- a CDS encoding BadF/BadG/BcrA/BcrD ATPase family protein, with product MTDSHFPYLIAVDGGGTSCRFALLKSGATPPQRLVVTGGSANVYTAPDQAVATLSAGLADLQRQSGLTDAVFSQIPVYAGLAGVIDRESAARVAEALPQAHVRVEDDRMPAVVGALGEETASLIGVGTGSFLGRQVAGQVTLIGGHGTVLGDEASGGWLGRRVLQLTLQAAEGVELMTPLLRSCLRDYSNETAKIVRFAQTARPVAFGAYAPRVAKAAAEGDAAGQRLMAEGAEYLCNGLQALGRRPEEPVYHIGGVAAQYAAYLPADVADYLRGAEGSPLDGALELSRRFAREIAQEVV from the coding sequence ATGACTGACTCGCATTTTCCATATCTGATCGCCGTGGACGGAGGTGGGACCTCCTGCCGCTTTGCCCTGCTGAAATCAGGAGCGACACCGCCGCAGCGGCTGGTGGTGACTGGCGGCAGTGCCAATGTTTATACGGCGCCCGATCAGGCGGTTGCGACCCTGAGTGCCGGATTGGCGGATTTGCAGCGGCAGTCGGGTCTGACCGATGCGGTGTTTTCTCAGATACCGGTCTATGCCGGACTGGCCGGTGTCATTGATCGTGAGTCTGCCGCACGTGTCGCGGAGGCCCTGCCTCAGGCGCATGTCCGGGTGGAAGATGACCGCATGCCCGCTGTGGTGGGCGCATTGGGAGAGGAGACCGCCAGCCTCATCGGGGTTGGCACCGGGTCGTTCCTCGGGCGTCAGGTGGCCGGTCAGGTTACCCTTATTGGCGGCCATGGTACGGTTTTGGGGGATGAGGCCTCAGGCGGTTGGCTGGGGCGGCGTGTGTTGCAGTTGACCCTGCAGGCTGCTGAAGGGGTTGAGCTGATGACGCCGCTTCTACGCAGTTGTTTGCGCGATTATTCCAATGAGACAGCGAAGATCGTCCGGTTTGCCCAGACCGCTCGGCCGGTGGCCTTTGGCGCCTATGCGCCGCGCGTGGCCAAGGCTGCGGCGGAGGGTGATGCGGCGGGTCAGCGGCTGATGGCGGAGGGCGCAGAGTATCTGTGCAACGGGCTGCAGGCGCTGGGGCGTCGGCCTGAGGAACCTGTTTACCATATTGGGGGTGTCGCCGCGCAATACGCCGCCTATCTGCCTGCGGATGTGGCGGATTACCTGCGCGGGGCAGAAGGTTCACCGCTGGACGGCGCGCTGGAGCTGTCACGCCGATTTGCCCGCGAAATCGCGCAGGAGGTGGTATGA
- a CDS encoding Gfo/Idh/MocA family protein, giving the protein MTRVLIAGLGNMGFSHALAHHHDETAHIVGLVNRSGAAAQAPLQNYPVYSDFHQALAQTKPDLVVIATYSDSHAPYAIAAMEAGADVFVEKPLATTVADARAVTDTARRLGRKLMVGYILRHHPSWQRLIAEARDLGPPYVFRMNLNQQSDGPTWDTHKALMQTTSPIVDCGVHYVDVMCQITDATPQRVHGIGLRLSDEIAEDMYNYGQFQVSFSDGSVGWYEAGWGPMMSETAYFVKDVVSPNGSVSITETDKSGSDDVDSHTAVGSLIVHRSTQGTPDRRIDLPAEPDHNALCAAEQAHMLRVIADDLNMDRHMQDAVASLAICLAADQSIRSGAPVDLTSDLTEAEATAPASPFLTPKT; this is encoded by the coding sequence ATGACCCGTGTTCTGATTGCAGGCCTCGGCAATATGGGGTTTTCCCATGCTCTGGCCCATCACCATGACGAAACCGCGCACATTGTCGGCCTCGTCAACCGCTCTGGCGCGGCCGCACAGGCCCCCTTGCAGAACTATCCGGTCTATAGCGATTTCCATCAGGCGTTGGCGCAGACCAAACCCGATCTGGTGGTCATCGCCACCTATTCCGACAGCCACGCGCCCTATGCCATCGCTGCGATGGAGGCCGGTGCGGATGTTTTTGTTGAAAAGCCGCTGGCCACCACGGTTGCCGATGCCCGCGCCGTAACCGATACCGCCCGCCGTCTTGGCCGCAAGTTGATGGTGGGCTATATCCTACGCCACCACCCCAGCTGGCAGCGTCTGATTGCCGAGGCACGCGATCTCGGCCCGCCTTATGTGTTCCGCATGAACCTCAACCAGCAGTCCGATGGGCCGACATGGGACACCCATAAGGCGCTGATGCAGACCACCTCTCCGATCGTGGATTGCGGTGTGCATTACGTCGATGTGATGTGCCAGATCACCGATGCCACGCCACAGCGCGTCCATGGCATCGGCCTGCGCCTGTCGGATGAGATCGCCGAGGATATGTATAACTACGGCCAGTTTCAGGTGAGTTTCTCCGACGGCTCCGTCGGCTGGTACGAGGCCGGCTGGGGACCGATGATGTCCGAAACCGCCTATTTCGTAAAAGACGTGGTATCCCCGAATGGTTCCGTCTCGATCACCGAAACAGACAAGAGCGGCTCGGACGATGTGGACAGCCATACCGCCGTCGGCAGCCTGATCGTACATCGCAGCACGCAAGGCACCCCGGACCGACGCATCGACCTGCCCGCAGAGCCCGATCACAATGCCCTCTGCGCCGCTGAACAGGCCCATATGCTGCGCGTCATTGCCGACGACCTAAACATGGATCGGCATATGCAGGACGCCGTTGCCTCGCTGGCGATCTGTCTGGCCGCCGACCAGAGCATCCGCAGCGGCGCGCCTGTCGATCTGACATCTGACCTGACAGAGGCCGAGGCCACAGCGCCCGCCTCTCCCTTTCTGACCCCGAAGACCTGA
- a CDS encoding carbohydrate ABC transporter permease: protein MQNTPYKPRRRWHIAVFLAPAVLVYTAIMIFPLFNTLRLALYSESDQIRQFVGLANFETLFGNPNWSEQFWNALGNNFWFFFVHMLVQNPIGVALAAILSHPRLRFAALYRTAIFVPTILSFVIVGFAWKLILSPIWGITPDLLDAIGLKWLFAPWLGKEDYALTTLALISVWQFVGIPMMLIYAALLSIPEEVIEAGEVDGITGMSAFWKIKLPLILPSIGIISILTFVGNFNAFDLIYTTQGALAGPDFSTDILGTFMYRTFFGFQLQLGDPHMGSAIATAMFGIILIGVCIYLFGIQTRLRRYQF, encoded by the coding sequence ATGCAAAACACCCCTTATAAACCGCGCAGACGTTGGCATATCGCCGTTTTTCTGGCGCCCGCTGTGCTGGTCTACACCGCCATCATGATTTTCCCGCTGTTCAATACTCTGCGGCTCGCGCTTTACAGCGAGAGCGACCAGATCCGCCAATTTGTGGGCCTTGCGAATTTCGAGACCCTGTTTGGCAACCCCAATTGGTCGGAACAGTTCTGGAATGCGCTTGGCAACAACTTCTGGTTCTTCTTTGTTCATATGCTGGTGCAGAACCCTATCGGGGTGGCACTGGCGGCGATCCTCAGCCATCCCCGGCTCCGGTTTGCAGCGCTCTATCGTACCGCCATCTTTGTGCCGACCATCCTCAGCTTTGTCATCGTCGGCTTTGCCTGGAAACTGATCCTCTCGCCAATCTGGGGCATCACCCCCGACCTCTTGGACGCCATCGGCCTGAAATGGCTGTTCGCCCCGTGGCTGGGCAAAGAAGACTACGCGCTGACCACGCTGGCGCTGATCTCTGTCTGGCAATTTGTCGGCATCCCGATGATGCTGATCTACGCAGCCCTGCTGTCGATCCCCGAAGAGGTGATCGAGGCGGGTGAGGTTGATGGTATCACCGGCATGTCCGCCTTCTGGAAGATCAAACTGCCGCTGATCCTGCCGTCCATCGGGATCATCTCAATCCTGACATTTGTGGGCAACTTCAATGCGTTCGACCTGATTTACACCACCCAAGGCGCGCTCGCCGGGCCGGATTTCTCCACCGATATCCTTGGCACATTTATGTATCGCACCTTCTTCGGCTTTCAGCTGCAACTGGGCGATCCGCATATGGGGTCCGCCATTGCCACCGCCATGTTCGGGATCATTCTGATCGGTGTCTGTATCTATCTCTTCGGCATCCAGACCCGTCTGCGCCGCTACCAGTTCTGA
- a CDS encoding ABC transporter substrate-binding protein: MTRKLFTLALLGSTMIGGAAAAEDVTLTIESWRNDDLALWQDKIIPAFEAANPGIKLKFTPSAPAEYNAVLNSKLDAGSAGDLITCRPFDASLGLYDKGQLADLSDLDAMGSFSNVAKSAWQTDDGSATFCVPIASVIHGFIYNKDAFAELGVNVPETEDEFFAALEKIKEDGNYVPLAMGTNDQWEAATMGYNNIGPNYWKGEEGRLALIAGEQKLTDDQWVAPYETLSKWGAYMGDGYEAQTYPDSQNIFTLGRAAIYPAGSWEISGFNTQADFEMGAFKPPVKAAGDTCYISDHTDIAVGLNAASPNAEAAKTFLNWVGSAEFASIYANALPGFFSLSNHEVAMEDPLAQEFVSWRGECESTIRSTYQILSRGTPNLENETWGASVAAIKGTKAPADLGADLQEGLASWYEPQK, encoded by the coding sequence ATGACACGGAAACTCTTTACCCTCGCACTGCTCGGCTCGACCATGATCGGCGGCGCCGCAGCTGCTGAAGACGTGACGCTGACCATTGAGAGCTGGCGCAATGACGACCTCGCCCTTTGGCAGGACAAAATTATCCCCGCCTTTGAAGCGGCCAACCCCGGCATCAAGCTGAAGTTCACCCCCTCTGCCCCGGCAGAATACAATGCGGTGCTGAACTCCAAACTGGATGCAGGCAGCGCCGGCGATCTGATCACCTGTCGCCCCTTTGATGCTTCGCTTGGCCTTTATGACAAGGGTCAGCTGGCCGATCTCTCAGATCTTGACGCCATGGGCAGCTTCTCCAATGTGGCCAAATCCGCATGGCAGACCGACGATGGCTCCGCGACTTTCTGCGTGCCGATTGCCTCTGTGATCCACGGCTTCATCTACAACAAAGACGCCTTTGCCGAGCTGGGCGTGAATGTGCCCGAAACCGAAGATGAGTTCTTTGCGGCGCTGGAAAAGATCAAGGAAGACGGCAACTACGTGCCTCTGGCCATGGGCACCAACGACCAGTGGGAAGCCGCCACCATGGGCTACAACAACATTGGCCCGAACTACTGGAAGGGTGAGGAAGGCCGTCTTGCCCTGATCGCAGGTGAGCAGAAACTGACCGATGATCAGTGGGTTGCCCCCTATGAGACCCTGTCGAAATGGGGTGCTTACATGGGCGATGGCTATGAGGCGCAGACCTATCCTGACAGCCAGAACATCTTCACCTTGGGCCGCGCTGCAATCTATCCGGCGGGCAGCTGGGAAATCTCCGGCTTCAACACTCAGGCTGATTTTGAAATGGGCGCCTTCAAACCGCCAGTCAAAGCGGCGGGCGACACCTGCTACATCTCGGATCACACCGATATCGCGGTTGGCCTGAACGCAGCCTCCCCCAATGCCGAGGCTGCCAAGACCTTCCTGAACTGGGTCGGCTCTGCTGAATTCGCCAGCATCTACGCAAACGCGCTGCCGGGCTTCTTCTCGCTGTCGAACCATGAGGTCGCGATGGAAGATCCGCTGGCGCAGGAGTTCGTCTCCTGGCGTGGTGAGTGTGAGAGCACCATCCGCTCCACCTATCAGATCCTGTCGCGCGGCACGCCGAACCTCGAAAACGAGACTTGGGGTGCCTCCGTCGCTGCGATCAAAGGAACCAAAGCTCCTGCTGATCTGGGCGCAGACCTGCAAGAGGGTCTGGCCAGCTGGTACGAGCCGCAGAAGTAA
- a CDS encoding carbohydrate ABC transporter permease yields the protein MHKSRSNPFNSILAHGALITYTLIALFPVFVILVNSFKTRKAIFRDPLALPTSDTFSLVGYQTVLKQGDFFLYFQNSMIVTVVSLALVLLFGAMAAFALAEYRFKGNMLLGLYLALGIMIPIRIGTVAILELMVDTGLVNTLTALILVYTAQGLPLAVFILSEFMKQVSDDLKNAGRIDGLSEYTIFFRLVLPLVRPAMATVAVFNMIPIWNDLWFPLILAPAEETKTLTLGSQVFIGQFVTDWNAVLSALSMAILPVMVLYVIFSRQLIRGITSGAVK from the coding sequence ATGCATAAATCCCGTTCAAACCCGTTCAACAGCATCCTTGCCCATGGTGCGCTGATCACCTACACACTGATCGCCCTGTTTCCGGTCTTCGTCATTCTGGTGAACAGCTTCAAAACCCGCAAAGCGATCTTTCGTGATCCGCTCGCGCTGCCCACGTCCGACACATTCTCGCTGGTCGGCTATCAGACCGTCCTGAAGCAGGGGGATTTCTTCCTCTACTTCCAGAACTCAATGATTGTCACCGTGGTCTCCCTCGCACTTGTGCTGCTGTTTGGCGCCATGGCCGCCTTTGCCCTCGCGGAGTACCGGTTCAAGGGCAATATGCTGCTCGGCCTGTACCTCGCCCTGGGCATCATGATCCCGATCCGCATCGGCACCGTCGCCATTCTGGAGCTGATGGTGGACACCGGCCTGGTGAACACGCTGACCGCGCTGATCCTTGTCTATACCGCGCAAGGGCTGCCGCTGGCGGTGTTCATCCTGTCGGAATTTATGAAACAGGTGAGCGACGATCTGAAAAACGCCGGCCGCATCGACGGGTTGTCGGAATACACCATCTTCTTCCGGCTGGTCCTGCCGCTGGTGCGTCCAGCCATGGCGACGGTCGCGGTTTTCAACATGATCCCGATCTGGAACGACCTCTGGTTCCCGCTGATCCTGGCCCCGGCCGAGGAGACCAAGACGCTAACGCTCGGCAGCCAGGTCTTCATCGGGCAGTTCGTCACCGACTGGAACGCCGTGCTATCCGCCCTGTCGATGGCGATCCTGCCGGTGATGGTGCTCTATGTGATTTTCTCACGCCAGCTCATTCGCGGCATCACCTCCGGGGCGGTGAAATGA
- a CDS encoding SIS domain-containing protein, whose protein sequence is MTDITKMRREIDEIPTAVDRLLSRGDADIDAVADAVHALDPNVMVTVARGSSDHVCTYLKYASEILLGVPVASVGPSVASIYKAPLRLKGALSLAVSQSGKSPDIVAMAESARRDGALAVALTNDAASPLAAASDHTLDIHAGPELSVAATKTFVTSAVAGLWLLAKWDRNQALLAALHTLPDQLDRACRIDWPEVRDAIGARSSLFTLGRGQALAVSNEAALKFKETCQLHAESYSSAEVLHGPVSIVEEGFPVLGFAAADAAEGALAGIADQIAAKGAQVFATTDKVTAAQRVDHVRTDHALTDPISLIVSFYAMVEAFAASRGIDPDAPRHLKKVTETV, encoded by the coding sequence ATGACAGATATCACCAAAATGCGTCGCGAGATCGACGAGATCCCGACGGCTGTCGACCGGTTGCTGAGCCGGGGCGATGCCGACATCGACGCGGTTGCCGATGCGGTACACGCGCTTGATCCCAATGTCATGGTCACCGTGGCGCGCGGCTCGTCCGATCATGTCTGTACCTACCTGAAATACGCCAGCGAGATTCTGTTGGGCGTGCCAGTGGCCTCGGTCGGCCCTTCTGTTGCCTCGATCTACAAGGCACCACTACGGCTGAAGGGCGCATTGAGCCTTGCGGTGTCACAATCTGGTAAAAGCCCGGACATCGTCGCCATGGCCGAAAGCGCGCGCCGCGACGGCGCACTGGCTGTGGCTTTGACCAATGATGCGGCTTCGCCGTTGGCGGCAGCGTCGGATCACACACTGGACATTCACGCAGGTCCTGAGTTGAGCGTGGCGGCGACCAAGACCTTTGTGACCTCTGCGGTGGCGGGGCTGTGGTTGCTGGCAAAATGGGACCGCAATCAGGCCTTGCTGGCGGCGCTCCATACGTTGCCAGATCAATTAGATCGGGCCTGCCGGATTGACTGGCCCGAGGTGCGAGATGCCATCGGCGCGCGGTCATCCCTGTTCACATTGGGCCGGGGTCAGGCGCTGGCGGTGTCGAATGAGGCGGCGCTGAAGTTCAAGGAAACCTGCCAGCTGCATGCAGAGAGCTATTCCTCGGCGGAGGTTCTGCACGGGCCGGTGTCGATTGTGGAAGAGGGGTTCCCGGTGCTTGGCTTTGCGGCGGCGGATGCGGCGGAGGGCGCGCTGGCGGGCATTGCCGATCAGATCGCGGCTAAGGGCGCGCAGGTCTTTGCCACCACGGATAAGGTCACGGCGGCGCAACGCGTGGACCATGTCCGCACCGATCATGCGCTGACAGACCCGATTAGTCTGATCGTGTCTTTCTATGCGATGGTCGAGGCCTTTGCTGCGTCGCGCGGGATCGACCCGGATGCACCGCGTCACCTGAAGAAAGTGACGGAAACGGTATGA
- a CDS encoding ABC transporter ATP-binding protein produces MTALQLTNVCKSFGPVEVLKDINLTVEDGEFVVFVGPSGCGKSTLLRVISGLEDATAGEISIGGQTVTTTPPAKRGIAMVFQSYALYPHLSVRENMALALKQERQPKEEIAARVAEASRMLSLEDYLDRRPSELSGGQRQRVAIGRAVVREPKLFLFDEPLSNLDAALRMNTRLEIARLHRQLSASMIYVTHDQIEAMTLADKIVVLRDGRIEQVGTPMELYNNPANRFVAEFIGAPAMNFVPAQRLGGNPGQFIGIRPEYARISPDGPLTGEVIHVEKLGGDTNILVDMGEDLTFTARLFGQHDTNVGETLQFDFDPANCLSFDEAGQRI; encoded by the coding sequence ATGACCGCCCTACAGCTTACCAATGTCTGCAAATCCTTCGGCCCAGTCGAGGTGCTGAAAGACATCAATCTCACCGTCGAAGACGGCGAATTTGTGGTCTTTGTCGGCCCGTCGGGATGTGGCAAATCCACCCTGCTGCGGGTCATCTCCGGGCTGGAGGATGCCACCGCAGGCGAGATCAGCATTGGTGGGCAGACCGTGACCACCACGCCCCCCGCCAAGCGCGGCATCGCGATGGTGTTCCAATCCTACGCGCTTTACCCGCATCTTTCGGTGCGCGAGAACATGGCGCTGGCTCTGAAACAGGAACGCCAGCCCAAGGAGGAAATCGCCGCCCGCGTCGCCGAAGCCAGCCGCATGTTGTCGCTAGAAGACTACCTGGACCGCCGCCCCTCCGAACTCTCCGGCGGGCAACGCCAGCGTGTCGCCATTGGCCGCGCCGTGGTGCGCGAACCTAAGCTGTTCTTGTTTGACGAACCGCTCTCCAACCTCGATGCCGCCCTGCGCATGAACACCCGTCTGGAAATCGCCCGCCTCCACCGCCAGCTGTCGGCCAGCATGATATACGTCACCCATGACCAGATCGAAGCGATGACACTTGCGGATAAAATTGTCGTGCTGCGTGATGGCCGCATTGAACAGGTCGGCACCCCGATGGAGCTTTACAACAATCCTGCCAATCGCTTTGTGGCGGAATTCATCGGCGCGCCTGCGATGAATTTTGTGCCGGCGCAACGCCTTGGTGGCAACCCCGGACAGTTCATCGGAATACGCCCGGAATACGCCCGCATCAGCCCGGATGGCCCGCTCACCGGCGAGGTGATCCACGTGGAAAAACTGGGCGGAGATACCAATATCCTGGTCGATATGGGTGAGGATCTCACCTTCACCGCGCGGCTCTTTGGCCAGCATGACACCAATGTCGGTGAGACTCTGCAGTTTGATTTCGATCCCGCCAACTGCCTCAGCTTTGATGAGGCAGGCCAGCGGATCTGA